In Oryza glaberrima chromosome 8, OglaRS2, whole genome shotgun sequence, the following are encoded in one genomic region:
- the LOC127781269 gene encoding uncharacterized protein LOC127781269, with protein MDEWVRQAEVWVGQAERWIRQQPPEQVYVAVAVVAVTVLLLVAVSCLKSSKANTIVLSGLSGSGKTILFYQLRDGSTHQGTVTSMEQNNDTFVLHSELERRGKVKPVHVVDVPGHARLKPKLDEVLPQAAGIVYVVDAQDFLSTMHAAAEYLYDILTKATVVKKRVPVLIFCNKTDKVTAHSKEFIKKQLEKELNKLRESRNAISSADITDEVKLGNPGEAFNFSQCQNKVTVTEGAGLTGNVSAVEEFIREYVKA; from the exons ATGGACGAGTGGGTTCGCCAGGCCGAGGTATGGGTGGGACAAGCCGAGAGGTGGATCCGGCAGCAGCCTCCCGAGCAGGTTtacgtcgccgtcgcggtggTCGCCGTGACGGTTCTGTTGCTGGTCGCAG TTTCGTGCCTGAAATCCTCGAAAGCAAACACCATAGTGCTATCTGGGCTCAGTGGTAGTGGCAAAACTATTCTCTTCTACCAG CTTCGGGATGGATCAACACATCAAGGAACTGTGACTTCAATGGAACAAAACAACGATACTTTCGTGCTTCATTCTGAGCTGGAGAGG AGAGGCAAAGTAAAACCTGTTCATGTTGTTGACGTTCCTGGTCATGCAAGGCTCAAACCCAAACTTGATGAAGTCCTGCCTCAAGCAGCTGGAATAGTTTATGTTGTTGATGCTCAAGATTTCTTGTCTACCATGCATGCTGCTGCAGA GTACTTGTATGACATCCTGACAAAGGCAACTGTAGTGAAGAAGAGGGTTCCTGTTCTGATATTCTGCAACAAGACAGATAAAGTTACAGCTCACTCAAAAGAATTCATCAAGAAGCAATTGGAAAAGGAATT AAACAAGCTCCGGGAATCAAGGAACGCCATATCATCTGCTGACATCACTGATGAAGTCAAGCTTGGGAACCCTGGAGAAGCATTTAATTTCAGCCAATGCCAGAACAAGGTGACAGTTACTGAAGGTGCTGGTCTGACCGGTAATGTTTCAGCGGTTGAGGAGTTCATTCGTGAGTATGTGAAAGCTTAG